The region cgcagcatttttacagtcttttactgttaaaatcacggtcattttttacagtgtacgatattataaacattaacatgcttcgaaacaatgtgtattgtaaaaagcgttatacaaataaatttgacttgacataaaaaatattgatttttttaaacaaattggACCTAAAActatagaagcttgtttctgccatggaataaaaaaaaattaaacgataattgtgagtttttatctaacaattctgactcttttttcacacaattgtgagtttacatctcgcaattctgaccttttttctcagaattttcgcaattgcaagttataaagtccaattctgactcgcaattgtgactttatgtcACAATTCTGATAAAACGTCAGATTTGCGAAGTCagaatttttttctcagaattgtgagaatttttttttcttctcagaattggactttataactcgcaattgtaagtttatatcacacaattctaagaaaagaagtcagaattgcaattatatcatgcaattctgactttataacacaattgtgactttatatcatgcaatttcaTCTTTATATCAATCAactctgagaaaaaagtaagaactgcgagatgtaaactcgcaattgtgagaaaaaaagccagaattgtgagatttttttaattattattattactccatggtggaaacaagcttccatatgaaACAGTTTAACTATGTGGAATAAACTAAAAGGCTACCTGTCTGCATCATAGTGCTGGAGGTTTTTGTAGTCCATGTTATAGGCTAAGACAGTGGTGTAGTGGTTGAATCCAAAATAATCATGAGTTCCCTTAATCCTCGCTACTTCCGCAGGGGTAAATTCTGGAAGCCTGTTAGATGTGAAATGCAAATGTAAACTCATTTATAAGCATAGACTCTTTTGAATGCAAAGCTTTAAATTACTCACAAACAAGAATAAATCTTACCGTGACTGAGGTCGGCCAGCTGCTAAACTTCTCTCTCGAATGATGTCTTTCATTAAATCACTGTAATCCCCATTGAACACAGGATGAGCGAACCAACCAATCTGGAACTGTTTCGAAAAGACCAGTGGCTCATTGTTTATTAACGCACATGGTTACAGACAAGTTCTTGTTGTTGAACTACAAATCTGTACCTGAACTACACGCACGGCAGCATCCACATCTTCCTGTTTGTATGGGTTTCTTGGTTCAGCCCAGTCAGAGTTTATGGTGATGCCAATAATGCCACCATGTTTTGCACGATACTTGTCATTATACAGATGCCAGGCCTCAGCATGAGCCTTGATGAGGTTGTGTGCCACAATATATGGTGCAGTGCCTGGTCTGAAACTTATACCTGGACACAAACCGATCATCAAGAACCTTATGTTGCATAATTAACTGTTGCACTGAAACTGATAAgataaatcatattttacaaAGAGTAAAAgtatcatttttaatgcaaacgATACCTGGTGCTGCACTTCCATAGCCATGTCCGACCATTGCAACATTGTAGGGTTCATTTATAGTGATCCAGAACTTTACTTTGTCCCCCAGACTGTTAAATACAACATCAGCATAGTCTCTGAACCTATCGACAATAGTGTCATTCTCCCAGCCACCAACATCCTGGAGTGCTTGTGGGAGATCCCAGTGGTACAAAGTCACCTGATGAATATGAATAGACTGTTAGAAACTAGTTAAATtctttttgcaattttatgcATACAAATTACTGAAAAATAGTCTACCTGTGGCTTGATATTGGCTGCCAATAGAGCATCTACTAGTCTATGATAGTAGTTAAGTCCAGCTTCATTAATCGTCCTGTTTGTTCCATCTGGCATAATTCTGGGCCATGAAATAGAAAACCGGTAATGGTTAACCCTCAGTGTTTTGAGACTATTGATATCCTCAGCGATCTTGTTGTAGCTGTCACAGGCAATGTCACCATTTTCATCCTGCGATATCTTTAAAGCAGTGTGTGCAAATGTGTCCCAAATGCTGAGACCTTTTCCATCTGCTCTCCAGGCACCCTCTATCTGTGGTGTTGGAGCGCAACATGAAACAAATGTCCTCATTTTaagcaaataaatgaaaaaaaaaaaaaaaaaaaaaaaaatatatatatatatatatatatatatatatatatatatatatatatatatatatatatatatatgacaaaataataataataataataataataatgtatttgttGAAATGTATTGTACCTGATATGAAGCTGTTGCTGTGCTCCATACAAATCCCTCTTTGAAATGTCCATATAACATTTCTTCCTCCACTGGCAGTGGAAAGCCATTATTTCTCATTATATCAAAGTAAAGGTGAGCTGAGCGTTTTGGAGTTCTCGGCCGATTTGAATCTTTAAAGTTCACATGGTGAAGTCCATAGCCAACTGTGTAGCCATTCAGCCACTCAAAGGAGTCCATCAGAGAGCTAGCAATGTAACCCTTAATACGTACTCCATCCAGGTTGTGCGCTAAAAAGTGAATACATGTAAATGTGCGCCAAATTTACAGTTTAACACTATTGCAAACATTAAGCctcattaatatttttgtaaatttgtgTATTTATGAGCGCAGAAAATGTGTATGGAAAATTTCCACAGAATTAACAGTGGCAAATGTCCATATCTTTATGTTTACCCTTGTTTGTTAATATGTTGCTGAATCTGGATTATTCTAAATAAGGGAGTGTGTTTACACAGCTAGTAATTTGCATAAAATATGCCTAAATAAGGGCTTTTCATGCAAACTCACCTTAGAACAAGCAAGATGTTTGCAAAAAGCCTAAAATAAGTCTGTCATTCTATACAGTCTGCATTTTGTAATATCATTTTTATATGTTGCCagaaataatacagaaaaatacaataaaatatagttaataatatatactgtatgtatgtgtgtgtgtgtgtgtgtgtgtgtgtgtgtgtgtgtgtgtgtgtgtgcgtatatatatatatatatatatatatatatatatatatatatatatatataaaatatattttaatttattaattgtaatattttccCATATGTATAGTATAAATTTAGAATACATTTTTAGTGCAAATTTATCGATGCAAATTTATAGAAACATTTGTAAGCAGATTATATGCACAAATACAAACGTATGCACTGTTAGAGAATGAAAACCATTGTTAACATACCTTTAAGAGCCTCATCAATATAGGTCTTCAGGAAGAATATTCGATCAGTGTCATCAACCGTTATGGTAGTGCCTGTAGCCACACCATTTTCCGTTACATAAATCTCAGGGTCTCCATATTCTTCCTTTAACCAGTTAAGAAGTCTCCTGAGTCCCCAAGCAACAGCCTTCTGATCATTAACAGCAGTATTTTCAGAGCCATCTGCATTGTCCTTCTCAACATCCTGATCAGTCTCATAAGACTCAATATTAAGTCTGCTGGTTACATGGCGCACAACTTTGGTAGTGTATGTGTTAATACAGAATACATCAGCTGTTCCTTGGATAAAGGCTTTGTCTTCATCAGTAAAAGAAGGCAAGCGGGATTCTGTCAAGCGTTGAAGTTCACTCTTGTTGCCAACCTGCCACTTCATGGCATCAGGGTAGTCACCATTTTTAAAGATGGGATGTGCAAACCAGCCTAGTTGGAACTGAAGGGCTCGATCAGCAGCCACCACCTCTCGAGGGATGTTGACGTCCAGGGGTTCTGCCCATTCAGCATTTAGACTAATGGATACCAGACCTCCTTGAGATGCCCTGTATTTATCATCATAGGTGTGGTATGCTTGTGCATGAGCTTTTAGGAGGTTGTGTGCAACCCTGTATGGAGCATCTCCGGGTTGCTTCAGGTTAGGTGGAATCTGACCTAGTCCATATCCTGACCATGCAATTGTCTGGGGTTCGTTAAATGTGATCCAAAACTTCACCCTGTCTCCAAATGTTGCATAACAGAAGTCACAATATTCATTGAATATGTTAATCAATTCGGGGTTGTCCCAACCGTTAATGTCCTCTAAAGCCTGTGGCAGGTCCCAATGGTAGAGAGTCACCATGGGTGTGATATTGTTTGCTATAAGACGGTCTATGAGCCTGTTGTAGTAGTCCACCCCCTTCTGGTTAAGAGAAGATTTATAGCCACTGGGAAAAATTCGAGACCATGACAAGGATAATCTATAAGTCTTCACTTTTAGGGCTCTCAACATGTGTAGATCCTCATCTATTTTGTTGTAGCTGTCACATGCAACATCACCATTGTCATTGTTTGGGATATTACCAGGTTTTTGAGTAAAAGTATCCCAAACACTTGGTCCTTTTCCATCTGCGTTCCAGCCACCTTCAACCTGATATGCTGAAGATGAGACACCCCATTGAAATCCCTCTGAAAATGTTCCATAGTGATAAAGCTGTCTCTCAAACTTGGTCTGAGGGGAGAACTTTTCCCAAACAACCTTGGATTTTGAAGGAACTTCGGATGGTGGCAGACTAGGGAGTCTTGTGCTCTCAATGTTATTTCCATAGATTTGCATCTTAGGGCTTGCTGCAGTCTCAGCAAATCCGTTACTCTCAATCACCTTTGAATAGTAATATGCTGATGCTTTGGGGGTTCTTGGCCTGTCAGGATCTTCAAAGTCCACATAGTGCAATCCAAATCGTTGACTGTAGCCTTGAGGACCCTCAAAACCATCCATAAGAGACTGGACTGTAAACCTCTGGACAACAACATCATCCAAATGCACAGCTGTAGAAGAAAGTAGTAGTTAGTGGACTTTAGATAGTGATCTTGTAAAGTGATCTGATGTTAAGTTTTGGCAAAGGTTTTGTTAAATTGGTAGAAGATTGTTTTAAGGTCAGTCTGTGTCAAATCCAATAAGGCAATGAACAAATCCCCCTGATTTTGTTCATATCTTGCTGCTTTGTTGTTGGTGACCTTCAACTAAGGTCCGCAACATTATTGCAGATTCTAACATTTCCATATAGTTTCAACCCCCTGAAGAATTCATTATTTCCAGACCAATATGTTCTTATTTGGGGAACTATGTTTAGTGTATTATATTtcaagaattattattatttctgacCTCACAGAAATGAATACATGCATAGACAAACTTGATTCCTTCAAGTCTACGCAGGGTCTTCTCAGGGTCTTCTCAAATATTTCAGAAGTGGCCCAAACATTTCTAGAGGTGGGTGGCATTGGGGCCATAGTTATATCCATAATAAGACCAAGGAAATTCTCTAAACTTAAAAGTTCAAATGTGACTCAATCATACCTTATGCATGGCTTCCAAGATGTTTTTGACCTGGAAATAATGAATGCTAAATAATGAATACCTCAAATATACAAATGTTAGTATCAGTAAGAAATACCTTACAGACCTTGGTTTTAGGCCAACAAACCTCTGATTTCACACAGACTGACCTGTTATCTCTTAAAAGACCAACATGGTCTTACTTTTAAACACTGACCAGCTCTCTTAAAACACTTACCTTTCATTGCTTCATTAATGTACGTTTTGAGATAGTCGACACGCTGAGTGTCATTGAGCACATCACCAATGTACCCAGTTGGCATTCCATTTCCTGTGATATAGATGGGCACCTTTGTGATGGATGTGTACTCTAAAAAGATGTAGTTCAATAACCGCCGAAGCCCCCACGGAACAGACTGAATCTGATCAGAAGCTGTGGAGGGCCATGTGGGGTCAATATGAGCCTGGAAGTCTCCCACATTATTTGGTCCAGCATCACAGCTATTCAAGCTCTCACTAATCAGTCGGGAAGTGTGGTGATTAAGTCCGAAGAAATCAGCTGTGCCTCGGATTCTTTGTTTTTCAGCCTCAGTGAAGACAGGGAGTCTTGCCAGCTCTTTCCCACAgaaatctttctttttctctattTGTTCCTTCAGCACGGCTGGATAGTCTCCATCTACAAATATGGGGTGAGCAAACCAGCCCAGCATGAAGTTCAGATAACGCTCAGCTGCTGCTACATCCTGATCACTTGAGGGATTCCTCGGCTCTGCCCAATCGGAGTTAAGAGCAATGCCCACTTTTCCACCATGCAGTTTCCTGTATTTATCATTATAAATATGCCAGGCTTCAGCGTGAGATTTCAGAATATTGTGCGTCACCTGTGAAAACAAGCAAAACATTGTCAATATACACTTTCTAAAACTATGAAATAGATGGGACTTTCTCAGATTGACAGACAAACCTTGTAAGAGGCTATTATTGGGTCTTTCACACTTGGGGGATGTTCCCCTGTTCCATACCCCAAGTTGCCCACTACCCAGGGGTTTCCGAAGGTGATCCATGTTTTGACTCTGTCTCCATAACGAGAGAAGCAAAAGTCAGAAAATTCTTTGAAAGCTTCCACAATAGAGTCATTAATCCAGCCATCTGAGTCCTGCAGAGCTTGGGGAAGGTCCCAGTGATGCAGGGTAACAGTGGGCTCGATGCCTGATTGTAGAAGTGTGTTAATCATCTTGTCATAATAAGCAGCCCCCTTTTCAACGAAACTTTCTTTGCGTCCAGTGGGGAAAATGCGAGCCCAGGAAATTGAGAACTGATAATTAGGTGCCATCATGCCCCTTAGCAGATACACATCATAGTCCACCTTGTGATAACTATCACAGGCCAAATCAGTGGTCTGGTTGTCAAAGACATGACCCTCATGGCTAAAACGGTCCCATATGGTCTCACCCTTCCCGTGTTCAGCCCATCCACCCTCCACTTTGAAACTCTCACTGGAGACGGACCATTCAAAATCAACTGGGAACGAGCCACTCAGGAACTCATCACGCTCAGCTTCGGTTTGACTTCTGAATTTCTCCCAGACCTTCTGGTATGAGAATGCAGAAGCTGATTTCTGATGGACAACAGTCTTGGTATTTTCCTTCTGCAAACTGAATGAGAGCATACTGTTTTATGTTCACTTAATAAAATAGTCATTATGTACTGCATATATGTACCTTTTTGGTCTCAACTTTACCTTTTGAGTGTTTCTTCTTGATCTAGCTTCTCAAAAAGGTGTGTGATGTCACAGCCCATGATGTGTAGATCtttgttctgtaaaactgacgataataaataataataggtTAGCATGTGGTATTTTCATTTCATAAACAGTATCTCAGGCTTTAGACACATAACTTAAAGAAATACGCTAACATTTACCTCCAAGTATTGTAGTAAGTGGCTGGAAATGATTTTCATATCCATCACAGTCCTTGACTGTCAACTGATACATAAGGATTGATTTTTGACCACTGACAATCTGAAACAAAAGTGTCAAGTGTTATTTTGGTTATCTGAAATGTTTTCTGTCACATCAGGCAATTTAAGTGGTCTTTGAATATTAATGACCAGTTGAGTTATGAATCCTTTAAGAGCCATAAAAATCACTACCTGTAACTTCATCAATTCCTTGGTAAGAGCTGTCTGCAATTTGCAGTTGTACAGCATGTGTATAGAGAGGAAATCCACATTTGCCTGAAGGTGCGATAAGAGAAGTATGTGataaattacataatattaaatattatataactatatatatatatatatatatatatatatatatatatatatatatatatatatgattatcTGCTTTGAACTTTTACCATGATTTTTGACCCCATCTGAGAAATGAAGTTAATATCACTGGCTCTGATCCCAAGAGACAAATgaagttctaaaaaaaaaaaaaaaaacatcactatGAGTGACCATCGCTACACTATTATAAAGAACAATGTAATAGAGagaccggggctagttgtcacacttttaTTCCAGtgaatataattataaaatataaagtttattttgaaAGTCAATTTCTGTTGCCACAATGTAGAGTCTTGCCTACAAAAAGTTTTGATTTCCAACACATTTTCAGTGACCACGCACATGCTGCagggtaagttgtcacaatgGAACATAAAATTAGATTTTTCAGCTACATTTAAACTATTAAACAATTTTGCACATGCTATTGATGAAACTTATGCATACGGTGCCATACAAAATAACCAActattatatactattattattaactattagaAATCATAAGTAACAATTTGTATAAAACTACATACAAAGATGCATGTGACAACCTGATTGGGGacttgaggggaaaaaaaacttgcCAAACAAAACTTTTAAAGCTTTCATATTAGTGTGGTTTTATCAAGTTTTATTTGACTTTTTACTCAAAACCTACTGAAATACTGAGACAACTAACCCTGTTCTGTTTTGAGTACAtacatattaaattaataaactgAAGTCTTACCTTTGGAAATTTGATGatagacattgtaaacatttgCATGGGACTGGAGAGCATTTTGAAGTTGCACTTCATTATGTAGCTCATGCAGGTGACTGAATGTGACAAATGTGTCCACAAGATCCCTAAATGTATTGAACACAAATCCTGCATACTGCTCAAACATCTGCACCAGTAATGGATTCTCCCAGTCTCCATAACTGGCTCTGAAGGGTTCTGGTACAGCAGAGCGGTGGAGAACCAGCAGAGGTTTGATACCTGATTCAGTCAACTGCCGCACAAGCGTCTTGTAGCACGTCACAGTATCTTCATGTGGTTGGTTAGAGTCACCCGTGGGAAGGATGCGAGACCAGGACAGGAGAACTTTAAAGCGTGTCACCCCTCTGTTCTGAAGGTACAGGAAGTAGTCTCTGGATCGTTGTGGCAGTGGACCTCCGCAGTTAAATGCATTGTCTTCATCTGAAGATCCCAAAGTTTGGCCAGTGGTCAGTGGGCCCGCAAGTAACATGAACTCCTGTTGCTCTGCATTACTGGAGCTCCAAAAAACAGCCAACAAACCTAGAGAAAGAAATCCCTCTAGGACCTTCATCATGACAGTGTTGCAAGTGGGGAAGAGTTCTTTATAACCACCACTGCTTATCTAATAGTGAGGCATACATATCAGCATTACAATCGTGAAGCTTAACCTTAATCCAAATAGTGGTACAGTTTATGGCAGTCATTAAGTGTTTATTGTATAGACTCTGGACTAAGATAAGTGTGCTATATTATCTCTAAAGAAACAGTGGGGTTACAAAGAATGTTTAAAAGAAgtcttaaaacatttttttcctcacttCAACATCTTCTAcattaatctttaaaagaaattcCTCCTTTCCATTTGTGCAAAACTTGCAGTTGAAACAAGCTTCTTGTGAAAAAATTGACATCCACACGTTATGCCTCAGAATCATTATCATTATATAAGAAACATTAGGGAAATCACAGAAGATAGCAATAGATTCAGTGTGGgcaaagacattaaatcttATCTAACAAACCTTATCTGGCAAAATCAATATCCAAGTACTTTGTACTAGAGTGACGTGAAGATATTCACAGATGACTAGTGGATGGATTAATGGGACGCAACATGACAGTTTCCTGTGAAGCTCTCAGTTGCTTTCCAGGCAATGACAATGACATTAAACTAACCAAATACTGGCTGATTAACCAGCATGGCAATATATCAGTATGTTATTATTCAAGACCATAATATCCGTGTTACGgttgctggtgtagagatgaggcagatcacggatttccacaaacatacaatactttaatataaacCAAGGCAGAGTACACCATACAAACtctaacataaacagagaacggacaaggagtgcagggagtgagtgcaatataagggagtgctgacaatagagtccaggtgcaggtgatccgtgatgatggggagctgacgagggaagtgagtgcgggtgacgaaacaggaggatcatgggaaaaggagtccaggggaacaggggttctgtgacattacccccccctcccggtaggcgcgtcctcgcgccgtagatgaaacaaccgggaggggggcgggcgccctggagacctcaagctggtgcagggggaggagcagactggagtggaggtctccagggcaggttcaaaagccatggcgggtcaggggctgaaggcagccatggcgggtcaggggctgaaggcagccatggcgggtcaggggctgaaggcagccatggcgggtcaggtgcagcgggcagccatggcgggtcaggtgcagcgggcagccatggcgggtctggtgcagcgggcagacatggcgggtcaggagccgaagcctTCGAGGCGTTGAGTCCAGGCGTCGCTGAAGGACTGGCGGGTGATGGCGGAACCagcggctccgccgaccgaagcgcagccggggctccagaaaGCCGCAGTAGGAGACAGGCGACAGACAACAAAGTGAACACTGgggggagtgaggaggccaactggagctgagggacggagggacggagcgaagacggaggagtgcagtccagaagtgagggcaggctgacgagggaccaaggtgtgaacgggggcaggatggagactggtgacactggtggactgatgggcaacggtggagcagagggaggttggagccggggtgaaggtaatcgcccagaggtccgaggtggagatctgggcgagggggcttgaggtggaggttcaGTGCAGACACAAATGGACGGAggagggagagggaggcagggagggaaaacagtcttagGGCAGTATGTATCAACAACAAAGTTCATAATATGAGcagctggctcggcggcggctggagcggctggctcggcggcggctggagctgagggctcggcggcggctggagctgaggctcggcggcggctgaggcaggagcggagggctcggcggcggctggagctgagggctcggcggcggctggagctgagggctcggcggcggctgaggcaggagcggagggctcggcggctgagactggggatactggctcggcggctgagacaggggatactggctcggcggcggagactggggctgcttgctcggcggcggagactggcgctgcttgctcggcggcggagactggagaacttggctcggcggagactggagaacttggctcggcggagactggagaacttggctcggcggagactggagaacttggctcggcggagactggcgctgcttgctcggcggcggagactggcgctgcttgctcggcggcggagactggcgcagCTTGCTCaacggcggagactggcgcagcttgctcggcggcggagactggaacTGAGGGCCAATCCATACCCTCAAATATAATTAAGATTCCCGTAGGAACGgg is a window of Megalobrama amblycephala isolate DHTTF-2021 linkage group LG6, ASM1881202v1, whole genome shotgun sequence DNA encoding:
- the LOC125270691 gene encoding lactase-phlorizin hydrolase-like isoform X2, giving the protein MMKVLEGFLSLGLLAVFWSSSNAEQQEFMLLAGPLTTGQTLGSSDEDNAFNCGGPLPQRSRDYFLYLQNRGVTRFKVLLSWSRILPTGDSNQPHEDTVTCYKTLVRQLTESGIKPLLVLHRSAVPEPFRASYGDWENPLLVQMFEQYAGFVFNTFRDLVDTFVTFSHLHELHNEVQLQNALQSHANVYNVYHQISKELHLSLGIRASDINFISQMGSKIMANVDFLSIHMLYNCKLQTALTKELMKLQIVSGQKSILMYQLTVKDCDGYENHFQPLTTILGVLQNKDLHIMGCDITHLFEKLDQEETLKSLQKENTKTVVHQKSASAFSYQKVWEKFRSQTEAERDEFLSGSFPVDFEWSVSSESFKVEGGWAEHGKGETIWDRFSHEGHVFDNQTTDLACDSYHKVDYDVYLLRGMMAPNYQFSISWARIFPTGRKESFVEKGAAYYDKMINTLLQSGIEPTVTLHHWDLPQALQDSDGWINDSIVEAFKEFSDFCFSRYGDRVKTWITFGNPWVVGNLGYGTGEHPPSVKDPIIASYKVTHNILKSHAEAWHIYNDKYRKLHGGKVGIALNSDWAEPRNPSSDQDVAAAERYLNFMLGWFAHPIFVDGDYPAVLKEQIEKKKDFCGKELARLPVFTEAEKQRIRGTADFFGLNHHTSRLISESLNSCDAGPNNVGDFQAHIDPTWPSTASDQIQSVPWGLRRLLNYIFLEYTSITKVPIYITGNGMPTGYIGDVLNDTQRVDYLKTYINEAMKAVHLDDVVVQRFTVQSLMDGFEGPQGYSQRFGLHYVDFEDPDRPRTPKASAYYYSKVIESNGFAETAASPKMQIYGNNIESTRLPSLPPSEVPSKSKVVWEKFSPQTKFERQLYHYGTFSEGFQWGVSSSAYQVEGGWNADGKGPSVWDTFTQKPGNIPNNDNGDVACDSYNKIDEDLHMLRALKVKTYRLSLSWSRIFPSGYKSSLNQKGVDYYNRLIDRLIANNITPMVTLYHWDLPQALEDINGWDNPELINIFNEYCDFCYATFGDRVKFWITFNEPQTIAWSGYGLGQIPPNLKQPGDAPYRVAHNLLKAHAQAYHTYDDKYRASQGGLVSISLNAEWAEPLDVNIPREVVAADRALQFQLGWFAHPIFKNGDYPDAMKWQVGNKSELQRLTESRLPSFTDEDKAFIQGTADVFCINTYTTKVVRHVTSRLNIESYETDQDVEKDNADGSENTAVNDQKAVAWGLRRLLNWLKEEYGDPEIYVTENGVATGTTITVDDTDRIFFLKTYIDEALKAHNLDGVRIKGYIASSLMDSFEWLNGYTVGYGLHHVNFKDSNRPRTPKRSAHLYFDIMRNNGFPLPVEEEMLYGHFKEGFVWSTATASYQIEGAWRADGKGLSIWDTFAHTALKISQDENGDIACDSYNKIAEDINSLKTLRVNHYRFSISWPRIMPDGTNRTINEAGLNYYHRLVDALLAANIKPQVTLYHWDLPQALQDVGGWENDTIVDRFRDYADVVFNSLGDKVKFWITINEPYNVAMVGHGYGSAAPGISFRPGTAPYIVAHNLIKAHAEAWHLYNDKYRAKHGGIIGITINSDWAEPRNPYKQEDVDAAVRVVQFQIGWFAHPVFNGDYSDLMKDIIRERSLAAGRPQSRLPEFTPAEVARIKGTHDYFGFNHYTTVLAYNMDYKNLQHYDADRGAGTVTDRTWLDSGSFWLKVTPVGFRKILNFIKEEYGDPPVYITENGVSERGAVNLNDVHRIHYYDNYINQALKAYLLDGVDIRGYAAWTLMDNLEWATGFDEKFGFFYVNRSDPTLPRIPKKSVWNYATIINCNGFISPGESPHDCQVHEPEGTTPPPPPGEELSVSFLGLKVSGSDAETALNVLFSLTIIAAVAVVLLVFGLVKASKKQKRPVEEYIDLEKKDKF
- the LOC125270691 gene encoding lactase-phlorizin hydrolase-like isoform X1; translated protein: MMKVLEGFLSLGLLAVFWSSSNAEQQEFMLLAGPLTTGQTLGSSDEDNAFNCGGPLPQRSRDYFLYLQNRGVTRFKVLLSWSRILPTGDSNQPHEDTVTCYKTLVRQLTESGIKPLLVLHRSAVPEPFRASYGDWENPLLVQMFEQYAGFVFNTFRDLVDTFVTFSHLHELHNEVQLQNALQSHANVYNVYHQISKELHLSLGIRASDINFISQMGSKIMANVDFLSIHMLYNCKLQTALTKELMKLQIVSGQKSILMYQLTVKDCDGYENHFQPLTTILGVLQNKDLHIMGCDITHLFEKLDQEETLKSLQKENTKTVVHQKSASAFSYQKVWEKFRSQTEAERDEFLSGSFPVDFEWSVSSESFKVEGGWAEHGKGETIWDRFSHEGHVFDNQTTDLACDSYHKVDYDVYLLRGMMAPNYQFSISWARIFPTGRKESFVEKGAAYYDKMINTLLQSGIEPTVTLHHWDLPQALQDSDGWINDSIVEAFKEFSDFCFSRYGDRVKTWITFGNPWVVGNLGYGTGEHPPSVKDPIIASYKVTHNILKSHAEAWHIYNDKYRKLHGGKVGIALNSDWAEPRNPSSDQDVAAAERYLNFMLGWFAHPIFVDGDYPAVLKEQIEKKKDFCGKELARLPVFTEAEKQRIRGTADFFGLNHHTSRLISESLNSCDAGPNNVGDFQAHIDPTWPSTASDQIQSVPWGLRRLLNYIFLEYTSITKVPIYITGNGMPTGYIGDVLNDTQRVDYLKTYINEAMKAVHLDDVVVQRFTVQSLMDGFEGPQGYSQRFGLHYVDFEDPDRPRTPKASAYYYSKVIESNGFAETAASPKMQIYGNNIESTRLPSLPPSEVPSKSKVVWEKFSPQTKFERQLYHYGTFSEGFQWGVSSSAYQVEGGWNADGKGPSVWDTFTQKPGNIPNNDNGDVACDSYNKIDEDLHMLRALKVKTYRLSLSWSRIFPSGYKSSLNQKGVDYYNRLIDRLIANNITPMVTLYHWDLPQALEDINGWDNPELINIFNEYCDFCYATFGDRVKFWITFNEPQTIAWSGYGLGQIPPNLKQPGDAPYRVAHNLLKAHAQAYHTYDDKYRASQGGLVSISLNAEWAEPLDVNIPREVVAADRALQFQLGWFAHPIFKNGDYPDAMKWQVGNKSELQRLTESRLPSFTDEDKAFIQGTADVFCINTYTTKVVRHVTSRLNIESYETDQDVEKDNADGSENTAVNDQKAVAWGLRRLLNWLKEEYGDPEIYVTENGVATGTTITVDDTDRIFFLKTYIDEALKAHNLDGVRIKGYIASSLMDSFEWLNGYTVGYGLHHVNFKDSNRPRTPKRSAHLYFDIMRNNGFPLPVEEEMLYGHFKEGFVWSTATASYQIEGAWRADGKGLSIWDTFAHTALKISQDENGDIACDSYNKIAEDINSLKTLRVNHYRFSISWPRIMPDGTNRTINEAGLNYYHRLVDALLAANIKPQVTLYHWDLPQALQDVGGWENDTIVDRFRDYADVVFNSLGDKVKFWITINEPYNVAMVGHGYGSAAPGISFRPGTAPYIVAHNLIKAHAEAWHLYNDKYRAKHGGIIGITINSDWAEPRNPYKQEDVDAAVRVVQFQIGWFAHPVFNGDYSDLMKDIIRERSLAAGRPQSRLPEFTPAEVARIKGTHDYFGFNHYTTVLAYNMDYKNLQHYDADRGAGTVTDRTWLDSGSFWLKVTPVGFRKILNFIKEEYGDPPVYITENGVSERGAVNLNDVHRIHYYDNYINQALKAYLLDGVDIRGYAAWTLMDNLEWATGFDEKFGFFYVNRSDPTLPRIPKKSVWNYATIINCNGFISPGESPHDCQVHEPEGDISRTTPPPPPGEELSVSFLGLKVSGSDAETALNVLFSLTIIAAVAVVLLVFGLVKASKKQKRPVEEYIDLEKKDKF